A single window of Ferrimonas balearica DSM 9799 DNA harbors:
- the tusA gene encoding sulfurtransferase TusA — MSELFVSAQHTLDAIGLRCPEPVMMVRKTVRNMADGETLLVTADDPSTTRDIPSFCQFMDHTLVASETEQAPYRYLIRKGL, encoded by the coding sequence ATGTCAGAACTTTTTGTTAGCGCCCAACACACCCTTGATGCCATCGGACTGCGCTGTCCGGAACCGGTGATGATGGTGCGCAAAACCGTGCGCAATATGGCCGACGGTGAAACCCTGCTGGTGACCGCGGATGACCCGTCCACCACCCGCGACATTCCCAGTTTCTGCCAGTTTATGGACCACACTCTGGTGGCCAGTGAAACCGAGCAGGCGCCCTACCGTTACCTGATCCGCAAGGGCCTCTGA